TAATGCATAAGTTCCTCAAATGCACTATATTTTCCATTTACATAGAAATCCATATTATATCCCCCTTTTTATAGAAACAAATCTTCTTTTAAACTATTATTGCATATTTTATAAAGTTTCTCCACTTGCTTTTGTATTTTTTATAAGTAACAGTTACATTTAATAATTAATCATCTAATAAAAATAATTCTTCTACACTTGTTTGAAGAAATTTTGCAAGTTTCATAGCTAATTCCAATGTTGGATTATATTTATTATTTTCAATAGCATTAATAGTTTGTCTAGTTACATTCATTTTAATAGCCAAATCTTCTTGTCTGTATCCTAATTCCTTTCTGAATTCTTTAATTCTATTTTTCATTTTTACCTCCCATCTTGTGTTTTAAAATAAACTGGGATACAGTCAAAATGAGATTTTGGGTAATAAATAAAAAAAATGATAACCCAAATTTTGATGTGGTAATATACTCATATACTGACCATATAAATAAGAAAACTATAGTATAGAACCATGCTATTTTTATACTCTTTAGTGAAATATACATTTCCATTTCATCCATCTTTCTCATAATAATCCTCCTTTAAAATGTAAAATAGTTTTTACATTTGTATATTATCAAATATTAGTATAAATGTAAAGAACTTTTTACATTTTGCTATGTATAATTGTACAAATGTCAAAAAAATAGTAGCCCCACTCACAATTGGATGCTACTATTTTTTTAATCATATTAAATTATAGTGATGCCAGTTATCTATTCAACTAGAATTATATACTATAGGGTGTTGGTAGCACCCTATTTTTATTTTCTTCATTTCTTATTCATATTATATCAAATTTTTTTTAAAAATTTTAACCTCAACAATATAAATTGGAATTTGTAAGCATGTATTAAATTTCATCAATAATTTGCTTGTTATTGTCAGTTCTCCACTTCTTGTATTCTTCAACATCAGAATTAATTGATTTTAATACCCAACTTAATATAGCTATATCATCGATGTAGCCAACCACAGGTATATAATCTGGAATTAAATCAATAGGAGATATTATATAAATCAATGTTGAAATTATACTGATTATAGTGCCTATAGGTATGTCGGTATATTCCTTTTTTATGTAGCTTCTAACTAAAGAAACCATGCAAGCTATATCACTTACATATTTCCCAATACAAGGTATTAATTTTAATTTGTTTTCAATTCTTTGAACAAGTCTCTCAAATTTATCCTCATCATTAATTACTGATTTTGCTTCTTCACTACTAGCTTCAAGTAATGTTTTTATTTTTTCTTCAGTAAATACTTCATCTTTTCTTTTCATTTAAATTCTCCTCTTCTATTTTATTTCTTGTAATACGCTATGTGATTTTTGCGAGGAATTACTATTTATCTACATAATAATTATAACGAAATTTTCATTATATGGAAACTCATATTGCAATATTAGAAGAAATAACAAATAAAATGGCGAACGTTTGTTTGCATAGTTTCCCATGGAATGTTAATACTATAAATGAAATATATAGTATTGGAGATGATTCTATGGCAGAACTAAAAGTTATTTACGGAAATACAAATGCAAGAGATTTTTGCGTCAAAGAAGAAAAACAGAGTTATATTCAGATGGATGAGATTATGAAAAGATTATTTTCTCTACAAAATAAAGTTCCAATTATAGATTTTTTAAATGCAGTATATAAAGATAATATAAGTTATAGTGCTAAAATCACTTATGGAAATAGAGAAATAACTTCTTTAGATAAAGAAAAAATTAAGTTTATAAGTTTTTATGCAGATATGTACATAAGAGTTGAGGATGATGAAAGAGTATTGGAATATGAAATAGAATTTCAAACTGTTTATGATAATAGTATGGCTATAAGAATGTTTAGGTATGGTTTTGAAAGAGCTGTGAGATTGGCAGATTTTAAAAATATGGGTGATACTATAACTATGAATTTACCAGAACCATATCTTATAGTCCTAGAGGAAGACAATAAAACACCAGAGGAAATAAAGCTAAAAATTATAATACCAAAAGATAATGAGTTTGTGTATAAAGCTAATGTATTAAAATATTGGAAGTATGATTTAGATAGGCTTTATAGAGAAAATATGTATCTTTTATATCCACTTCAAATATTTAAGTTAAGAAAGGAAATGCAGTATATAAGTAGTTTATCAAAACCATTTGAAGATAAGAAAAAAAGAATGAAAATTATATATGAAAGATTAAAAATAATTATAAAAAATACATTAAAATATATAGATAAAGCTTATGAAAATGGTAAAATAAATATAAGAGATTATGATGAAATGACAACAATAATAGAAAATATAAATTCTTATTTTTTAGATATGTATGGAAAATATGAGAATATAGATGAGGAGGTAAGAAATATGGTCAAAAGCTTTTATGATCCCAAAGTAGAGGAAAGAGGTATTGAGAAAGGTATAGAAAAAGGTAAAATAGAAGTGGCCAGAAATCTATTAAAAATGGGAATGGATTTATTAGCTATAGTGCAAGCAACGGGGTTATCAAAAGAAGAAATTAAAAAAATTGAAGCAGACATGAACTAGTATTAGCAAAATAAATCCTGTTATCAATTTGTTTACAGCTTCAGAGGGTTTTCCAATGAACAAGAAATAATGAACAATGAAGGTGGATTTTCTTCCGCTTTGCTACAGAAAACCTTACATTTTGTTTTGTTGGCTCGTTTGCTTCGCTAAACATCGCTTATTTGGTTAAGGACTGCTTAATATATAAATCATACAATTAAATTTTTTTCATAATGACAATGGAGAAAAATAACCATAATCATTCATTCTTCATTGTTCATTATTCATTAAAAAAAATCACTCTACTTCAGTATAGATATCCTTTTTACCTACTACAATAATAAGAGCTTTTTTCAATCCTTCTTCTCCTAGTTGTTCTTTAACTATTTTACTTTCTGCATAACCTTGAAGCTGATTTAATCCTTCTTCTTTTACTTTTTCTAAGGTTTTTCTTTCACTTTCTTTTATATATTTTAATTCTATAATCCATTGAAATTTGGTTATATCTTTATATTGAATTTTTCTTTTTAGCATTATATCCACATAACCTTTGTTATTTTCTGCTTCACTTTGTATAAAATAGGTGCTGTCTATTCCTAAAAGAGTTAAAAACATCATTTTAATATGTTTTTCCTCCATTTGCATTAAATCTCTATTGGATAAACCTTCTAGTATTTCACCTATAATCTCAACTAAAGGTTCAATGTTTCCATATGCTCTCATTTCCGTTATTGCATCTCTAACATCTTTTATTTGTAAATTATATTCTAAATTCATTCTTTGAAAATATTGTTCCCAATAAATTGTTTTTATCACATAGTTTGGTACTCTAAGTATTGTACCACTAATCCCTTGCCCCTTTATTGTAAGCATTCCAAGATAAAATAATAGGGATTTAAAATTTTCTTTTACACTGTACATGGTATGAATATTAAATCTATCTACTAACATAGTAGAAGTTTCGCCCTTAGTCATTATCTCCTCTAGGGCTTCTGTGTCATTAAAATTATAAGCTAGCTGATTAACTTTTCCATAATCTGTTTTTACGTTATTATCTATCATTTCTTCTGGATATTCATTATATGCCAGATAATTATCTAAAAAATACATAGACATATCTGGATTAAATACACTATCAGCTTTTTTATTAAACTTATATCCATCATAATAAGTAGTCATATCAGCACATATTTTTTTTCTAAGTTCTGTATCCTTTATATTAACTTCATCCATAATCCAAGATAACTCTTCTCTTGTAAAACCCATCATGGCATTAAGATCTCTATCTAGAGTATAATTTCTAGTTATATTAAATCCACTAGTTAAGTCATCTAATATTATAGGACTTACTCCTGTCATAAATATTCTATTAAAATTATCCATGGTTGCATCTTTTAATGCTTTATAAAATACTTTAACAAAGCCTTCACCATGGAGAATACTTTCATAGGTACTTTGTTTTCCTCCTGTAATTAATTCATTGGCAAAATTATCATATTCATCTATTAAAACAAATACTTGCTTGCTATTAATTTTACTAAGCATACTTATATGTGCTACTATCATTTCTGCACTCATATTTTCCATAGACAACTTATTTTCACCTAAAATATCACCATATTTATACAAAAATTCCCTTGCTGATGATGCAACTTTAAAATTAAAGCTCTTTCTTAACTCTTCTTCTCCATGAACTGCATCCACTCCTGCAAAACTTATTTTCCAAACTAAAAATTTATTTCTCTTATCCGTAGGATTTTTGCCTATATATAAATCTCCAAATAATTCTTCAAATTTATCCTTTTTATTTATATCATAGTAATTTTCTAAGGTTGATATAAAAAGACTTTTTCCAAATCTTCTAGGTCTTATAAAAAACTGATAAGGAGCATATCTATCTAAAATTTCTATATATGATGTTTTGTCTACATAAAGATAATTTTCTTTTCTTAAAACTTGAAAATTGGAAATACCATAGGGTATTCTTTTCATAATTTTATTCACACTCCTAGTTTTATTTCATTTATTTATATTATATCATTTTAAAGAAAAAATACGCTAGAATGTACAGATAAAGCTTATAAATACACCTATATGCTTATGTGCTTTTTCCATCTCATCATCCCCCAGCGCTCTTTTATTTAATTTATTATTCTTTTTAAGATACCTACTTGCGAATTTGACAATTTACCTATTTGTTTTTCTTCTAAAGTCCACATTAATGCTATGCCTTCATCTCCATTGCTCCATATATGAAATGCATGTGTAAAATATCCTTCTTTATGATTTATTTGTACAATCATATCTGGATATGTTTCTGCGTGCCATTCACCAGTTGAGAAGTTTATTTGGTCAAAGAGATTTTCAAACTCATCTATTTTTTCCTTATTTTTTATTTCTTTTGTAAACTCAAATGCATCATTACTAATCTGATGTCCTACTACCAGAACCTTATCTGGTGTCATAATTTTATTAAAAGTATTCCTAACAACTGGGAATAGAAATATCAATAATATAGTTGTAACTATCATCACTTTTTTCTTCAATAAAAATACCCCCTTACTATATGCTTTATTCTTTTCTTCTAATAGAACAAATACTTGTTTGTTTAAAATAAGAATATATGAAACAAACTAAGCATTACTTTAATTTCAGGAGTCATGACATTACCAAACTCACCATCAGCATGTCCAAACAGCTCTACTGAAATAACTATATTACCTTCTAAAGTTAATTGTTTTTGTGCTTGGAAGAACTCATCTTTAAACTTCGTACTCCCACACAAAGTTATTACCTTATATTTCCCTACCATAATATTCTCTCCCCATTTATTTTGTAATATTTCACCTATGAAACATACATAATATAAATATTATAACATTAAATCACAGTTTATTATTATAGTAGTCCTTATTTTACTTTTATAAAGAAAAGCATCTATTATAGATGTTTTATATGCTGTTTTTCTTGTACCTACAATAAAACAATATTTTATATCCATTTGTAAATCTCATCTTACTCATAATTTCGACCTCCTAATAAAGTGAATACATAATTATTGCAATAATACCCAATAATACATAAAATATAAACTTTGAAAAATTCTTAATGACAACTTTTAATAAATACTTTTTTTCTTTATATGGTTTCTTAACAATCAATACATAATAAGTTATGAAAAATATAATAAACCATATCAATGTCCTAAAAATTAAATGCTCAAAGTTAGCATAAAATATATTAGAAAAGCTTTTTTGAAACTTACCTTTACTCAAACTATTTTCAAGTTTTTGGGTTACTTTTTTAAATTTTTCTTCACTACTGCTGCTCTTTAATGTTTCAACAGTCTCCTCTCTTATTCTTTCTATTTTTCCAAATTCTTTAACATCTTTAAAATATTTATTTTTATCTCTATATGCAATTATCATTTCTGTATCTCTTTTATTAATACCTTTTAGCTTAAGTAAATCTTCTTTCTCACGTAAACCCATATTGAAAATATTAGAAGAAATACAAATAAAATGGTGAACGTTTGTTTGTATAGTTTCCCGTGGAATGTTAATACTATAAATGAAATATATGGTATCGGAGATGATTCTATGGCAGAACTAAAAGTTGTTTACGGAAATAGAAATGCAAGAGATTTTTGCGTCAAAGAAGAAAAACAAAGTTATATTCAGATGGATGAGATTATGAAAAGGTTATTTTCTCTACAAAATAAAGTTCCAATTATAGATTTTTTAAATGCAGTATATAAAGATAATATAAGTTATAGTGCTAAAATCACTTATGGAAATAGAGAAATAACTTCTTTAGATAAAGAAAAAATTAAGTTTATAAATTTTTATGCAGATATGTACATAAGAATTAAAAATGGTAAAATAAATATAAGAGATTATGATGAAATGACAACAATAATAGAAAATATAAATTCTTATTTTTTAGATATGTATGGAAAGTATGAGAATATAGATGAGGAGGTAAGAAATATGGTGAAAAGCTTTTATGATCCTAAAGTAGAGGAAAGAGGAATTCAAAAGGGTATGGAAAAAGGTATGGTGCAAGGTATAGAAAAAGGTAAGATAGAAGTAGCTAGAAATCTATTGAAAATGGGAATGGATTTATTAGCTATAATGCAAGCAACGGGGTTATCAAAAGAAGAAATTAAAAAGATTGAAGCAGACATGAACTAATATTAGGAAAATAAATCCTGTTATCAATTTGTTTACAGCTCCAGAGGTTTTTCCAATGAACAAGAAATAATGAACAATGAACAATGAAGGTGGATTTTCTTCTGCTTTGCTACAGAAAATCTTTGATTTTGTTTTGTGGGCTCGTTTGCTTCGCTAAACATCGCAATTTTAGTTGTAATTGAAAATGGAAAGTTAAGAATGGAGAAAAGGTAACCACAATTGTTCATTATTCATTAAAAAAAGGACTCGTTTAGCAAAGCTAAACATCTCTACCAATTGAAATTTTATCTTTTGCTTAAACTTCTTCCCAGACAATAAACACCAACCAGCATTTCTCCCACAGATAACCCCAAAAGTAATCCAGCAAAAAAATCTTTTACATCAGAACCACCAATACTATGAGAAACAGCCAAGGAAGCTATCCCCATTACAATTAGTAAAATCCCATACATGGTATTTTTTTGTTGCTCTAAATCTTGCATCCTTTTTAACAGGTCCATAATCTGTTTCTCATCGTATATGCGTACACTATTTTCTTCAATTTCTTCTCCGTCCATTAGTTCTGCAACTGTTATTTCAAGCTCTTTGCATAGTTCTTGCACCACACTGTAATCAGGCATACATTTTCCTGTTTCCCATTTTGAAACAGACTTATTTGATACGCCTATTTTTTCTGCAAGTTGCTCCTGTGTCATATTGTGTTCTTTTCTCTTTTGTGCAATAAATTTGCCTATAGATAATTGGTTCATATTTAACACTCCTTTGTTTTTGATACTAAAATACTACTTGGAAAGTATCAAAAGGTCTATCCCTTATTATGCGAATATAGGTGGAATCCTTATAACTTGTGATTTTCTAACATCCAAGACTCGAAAAAATCTTCAGTTTTTCCTTGTTGATGATGTCCGTCAAGTTTACTATTTATCTACAAATAATTATAACGAAATCTTCATTATACGGAAACCTATATTTAAAATATTGGAAGAAATACAAAGCTTATCAAAACCATTTGAAGATAAGAAAAAAAGAATGAAAATTATATATGAAAGATTAAAAATAATTATAAAAAATACATTAGAATATATAGATAAAGCTTATGAAAATGGTAAAATAAATATAAGAGATTATGATGAAATGACAACAATAATAGAAAATATAAATTCTTATTTTTTAGATATGTATGGAAAGTATGAGAATATAGATGAGGAGGTAAGGAATATGGTCAAAAGCTTTTATGATCCCAAAGTAGAGGAAAGAGGAATTCAAAAGGGTATGGAAAAAGGTATGGTGCAAGGTATAGAA
This window of the Clostridium cochlearium genome carries:
- a CDS encoding helix-turn-helix transcriptional regulator, which gives rise to MKNRIKEFRKELGYRQEDLAIKMNVTRQTINAIENNKYNPTLELAMKLAKFLQTSVEELFLLDD
- a CDS encoding YkvA family protein; this encodes MKRKDEVFTEEKIKTLLEASSEEAKSVINDEDKFERLVQRIENKLKLIPCIGKYVSDIACMVSLVRSYIKKEYTDIPIGTIISIISTLIYIISPIDLIPDYIPVVGYIDDIAILSWVLKSINSDVEEYKKWRTDNNKQIIDEI
- a CDS encoding ATP-binding protein, yielding MKRIPYGISNFQVLRKENYLYVDKTSYIEILDRYAPYQFFIRPRRFGKSLFISTLENYYDINKKDKFEELFGDLYIGKNPTDKRNKFLVWKISFAGVDAVHGEEELRKSFNFKVASSAREFLYKYGDILGENKLSMENMSAEMIVAHISMLSKINSKQVFVLIDEYDNFANELITGGKQSTYESILHGEGFVKVFYKALKDATMDNFNRIFMTGVSPIILDDLTSGFNITRNYTLDRDLNAMMGFTREELSWIMDEVNIKDTELRKKICADMTTYYDGYKFNKKADSVFNPDMSMYFLDNYLAYNEYPEEMIDNNVKTDYGKVNQLAYNFNDTEALEEIMTKGETSTMLVDRFNIHTMYSVKENFKSLLFYLGMLTIKGQGISGTILRVPNYVIKTIYWEQYFQRMNLEYNLQIKDVRDAITEMRAYGNIEPLVEIIGEILEGLSNRDLMQMEEKHIKMMFLTLLGIDSTYFIQSEAENNKGYVDIMLKRKIQYKDITKFQWIIELKYIKESERKTLEKVKEEGLNQLQGYAESKIVKEQLGEEGLKKALIIVVGKKDIYTEVE
- a CDS encoding helix-hairpin-helix domain-containing protein, with translation MGLREKEDLLKLKGINKRDTEMIIAYRDKNKYFKDVKEFGKIERIREETVETLKSSSSEEKFKKVTQKLENSLSKGKFQKSFSNIFYANFEHLIFRTLIWFIIFFITYYVLIVKKPYKEKKYLLKVVIKNFSKFIFYVLLGIIAIIMYSLY
- a CDS encoding helix-turn-helix domain-containing protein is translated as MNQLSIGKFIAQKRKEHNMTQEQLAEKIGVSNKSVSKWETGKCMPDYSVVQELCKELEITVAELMDGEEIEENSVRIYDEKQIMDLLKRMQDLEQQKNTMYGILLIVMGIASLAVSHSIGGSDVKDFFAGLLLGLSVGEMLVGVYCLGRSLSKR